Part of the Antedon mediterranea chromosome 6, ecAntMedi1.1, whole genome shotgun sequence genome, ATTAAATGAGTGATACATTAGATTTAAACCTTAAACCAGCTATTGATTATTATGTGTACACATAATTATCAACGTACCAACGCATTTGTCAGAACAGTAATACAATTATGttctaaacattttttatatagttttacTTCATTAATGCTTACATTTCCTAgtgtttcgtttatttatttgaccagcatgaaatcaaaacaatataccgggtattaaaaaataaatcaaaaacaaaacaacaaagatatGAAATGCCGGGCAGGGGCAGCTTAagcaaaatacagtacattgcaGTAACTTAAATGAGTGAGCTACACCTCATATCAATTTCTAAACATTTGTCAATAAAATGTGTctacaatttcaaattgcaatatagtactatactgtatttagacctacatttctttaaaaaaagtttcagttcttataaatataaagactattaggcctacttccgtGTACTTATATTTATGTTACTAATACTTACTCCGGACATGATCCAGTCCATGATATTTCCCATGTTAAcatgcatattattattactgagaCACATTTCGGCCCGCATTTCGGCCATTGTATAAACCTGtgcatatttaggcctactgcttCCAGGCTAAGCTGTTCGTGTATGGAACGACACGGAAGTTACTGCTTAATTATACCACAAAAGTGAAATCTTAAGATTGTATTAGTATGTCCTTGTTATGATATTGAATTACACGGATACATTTATGAATGAAAGTTGTTTTACAGACATTGTTCCGTGTAAAACGCAATATTAATTCTTTCATACAGAAATTATTTCCAGTTTTCGCGCCACAAAGAGATCCATTTATCTATTCTAAGAATGGTCAATGGATTGTCTGCCGTACTTTTAGTTAAACAAATCATGATATATATTCTTATAATCGCCATGcatgattttatgcaatttactGAATCATGTTTTTAGTAGGAATTCAAACATTGGAAAGATTAGGTGCATACTTTTTGTGATCTGGAGgtcatgggttcgagtcccatTACGTGCGAATGTTTAAAAGTACAAATCACGTATGCCAAACATCTTTCACTAAAAGACGTACGTGTCATTATACACACTTgtaatacattataattttattgctattaatttccaaaaaaaaacaaccttcAACGTGTTAAGGGAAAAGAATAATTGTATTACTCAACAAAATGTAAGGTTGAACTCCTCATAATAAACATGGTAAAAATGGAGTGATTTAGCGAGTTTttctaaagaacacatttccCTTCATTTCTTCCGTACCAGTTTGTATTTATAGCCTACAGTAGGTATTGCAATAAAATGCTATCAAATCTTAAAAAgtttaatcataattattcagcttttaaatatatttagtgtATGCAAGTTAGATAAGTGTAAATGAATTCATGGTATTAAATAATGATGCTACAAATAATCATGCTACAACATAGTCATGCTACAACATAAtggattttgattttttttaatggcgcATTTCGAGTGTACACATAATAACACATTAACTTCGAATGGCATGTAATGCGGCTAAGCCAAGTAGTTTAATGTTGATTTAACATTTCCTTGTATTATCACTAAGATCGTTGGAAGGCAAACAACATAGGGATATTCCCTACAACTATTTATAGAATGGACACTGACAGTAGTTTGTTTAAACTAATTCTCCATGACTAGGTTAGGCCTACCAGTataatcaatatcaatcaataatcttttatttcagCATTTAACACCATagaaatacatattaatatacataaatcTTTTAtagcataaaaaaaaaccatataaAGATACAGACAATTCgacataataatacaaaagtaaaattCCAAAAATTAGAAACATTATACTCTCAGTATCATCATCCATATAGCGAGCTAAATGATGTTTAGTCGCCACACCtacacaaaataaacaaataaaaactaatatatTTGTTCACTCAGAACATTTATGAAAATGTTAACGACGGGTTAAAGTGCAATAGTGCAAAATGTAGGCAAATGTAGGAATGTTGTATTGTGTTTCTAATAAGGGCATGGAATGGAGGGGGTGGGGGATGTAGGTGGGGTATTCAGATGGTGCATTGGTGCCGCTTCTAACAAGCAAAAAAGCTCACATCTTTTGCTGCTATAACAGTTTTAAGAAGAAGGGACGCCTGGTGtgcaaattaaattattaatattccgTCAAACAATATCAACCAATTATTCCTCTACTTATTTGCAATTGCATCTGttccatatttttatattattatttttttgtattaaaacgTATAGCACTAATTACTTACTTAGCTGTGTGCGTTTAGAGGAACCCCAATGTTTTGCTATTGGtctaaaagtaaaatttgtaaGTACGGGTTTATGGTTGGTTCCGGGGTTTTAAATTTGCATTGGCCAGTACAAAATCAGATTAGTTGCTATTTTTAATTCTGAAAGTAACAAGGTCATATACATTGGCTGGCCCAGTCGCgcgcgcaaatttgagttagtgtttacctaccgaccgaccgacatagtgagctatagagtcgcgtttgaTCTTTTCTTCTCTTTTTTTTAGTGTAAGATACAATTTCCTGTCATCAAGTACAGTTTCATTTGTTCATTCTGCTTCCAGCCCCGGAAATGTCCTAAAAATAGTTCCACCATGGAGCAACATGGTTTCACCTCTCCAAGATATGCACCAACCCATACTCGTATCAGTCTATGCTACTACTAATCCTTGCTACTATATCTTTGGTTTAATTACGTTGTgtatttacatatcaaaataacattattgtttTCATGATTTGGATTGatcttaattattatatactgtattttaaaaattagatgAAAATGATCAATCTCATGAATAAATTAAGCAAGTAATTTATGAAATATCTTCTTTTGAAGTAAAATatttgaacatgtttaaaagagTACAGTCAGTTACTATGTTAcaagtttattatttattacgtTGAAGCCGATCATACGTAGAATCTTCTGGTGACGTATTTATTGATGTGTCCACAAAAGAGTACATGCCGTCATTTTGTGGTGAAGTATCTATGTCCAGCTTTCCATATTCATTGCCGAAGTCATTATTATGAGCTTCTTCATTGGCCGCACTGTAAATGTCACCATCGGGTTTTTCGTCAGTGTTTGTATCTGTTGTCGACTGCATGTTGGTAGAATTAGCGTAATAAGCTTCTGTTGTTGTGTTTTCATATGTTTTGTTCTCGTTATTATGCTTTTCCTTGCCCGAGTTCAGTTCGGCAGCATTTATGCAATCATACATCTCACCACCAGTCTGTAGTTCGTCTGTGTTTACATACGTTACGTCACCATTATTATCTGTTGCTTTATCCGGTGGCATGTCCGAAGCAGTTAACGAATCGTAAGCTTCGCTAGAATCTTCATCCttgtgtttctttttatttggtACGGCATAGAGGGCCATTGCCACATTGTTTGGATTTGCTGGTGAGGACGTGGCTGCTTCCATGTCATGTTGGGTATGTTCTGTGCCTTTGAAAAGAGCAGCGTTCATTGGTGTTTCTGGTGGTGACGTTATCTCGTCTGAGTGTGTGGGGATAAGTACTCCATCACCATATGAAAAACCTgctaaaataaacaacaaacataaataaaggaTATGATTGAAAAACTTATAAAAGCACGGTTGCTGTTTATCTAGGTTTCTGGCGAAGGCAAAGAAGGGACATATTCCAGGAAATATATCGGTAGAAAATTGTAacaatttatctttaaaaaacttAGAACATAAAGTATTAATAGACATAAAATagcataaaatgaaaaataaaggatATCAGACCTAACCATATTAGAAGAGAAAGTTACACCTTTCTAACATTACTAACAAAATGTTACCCTGTGTATCAAACTTTACGCACCTTTATGTACCATCTGTCGTTTTTTCTTTTTCCGTCGAATGAGAAAGAAAGCAATGATTACAATCAAGATTATAACCACGACTAATGGCACACAAATAGCAACCACTAAATTAGTACTTGATTGTTCAGATGCATTTGGTTGAGATATTATGTTATTCGTTGATGAATCTGTATAGCCGCCTGTCGACGTTACTGATGACGTTTCCAGTAATTCTGACACGGAGGTTATTGCTGTGGCCGGTAGTGGGCATATTTCAGGAGATATATCTGTAGAAatttcaaatatattatattttctcaGATGAAACTTGGAATTTAATTGCAAATGTATTAAAGATTTATATATGAAGATtatttaaatcagactttgaataggttattttatagttttcataaacacaaaataaaaaaaaatatgttttcacttataaaataacataata contains:
- the LOC140052548 gene encoding uncharacterized protein, coding for MVGGNITVINSVEEYDQLTDQVLNVLSSYSISTFNVHVESERLKRNINKGCAIINVHDGTLHYNTKKSENTNCTTTGEINTIICESTDISPEICPLPATAITSVSELLETSSVTSTGGYTDSSTNNIISQPNASEQSSTNLVVAICVPLVVVIILIVIIAFFLIRRKKKKRQMVHKGFSYGDGVLIPTHSDEITSPPETPMNAALFKGTEHTQHDMEAATSSPANPNNVAMALYAVPNKKKHKDEDSSEAYDSLTASDMPPDKATDNNGDVTYVNTDELQTGGEMYDCINAAELNSGKEKHNNENKTYENTTTEAYYANSTNMQSTTDTNTDEKPDGDIYSAANEEAHNNDFGNEYGKLDIDTSPQNDGMYSFVDTSINTSPEDSTYDRLQRNK